The Halanaerobiaceae bacterium ANBcell28 genome contains the following window.
TTTAGTTATCATCTTGATACTTATTTTAGTTTTAAAAATTGCAAATAGATGGGTTTTCTATCAAGAATAGAAGGGGGGTTAATATGAATAATACAAATATTAATAAAAGAACGGCAGATATTGAGGTAGAAGCTTTTAGGCCAATAGAAAAACAGGTAGAGGAAGTTTTAGAAAAAATAAATCAAGAAAAGGATCATAATTTATCTAGTAGAATAAATAAACGAATTAGGTCAGTTATTGTTTCATTATTAAGAGCTATTTTTGTTATTGGTGTAGCATATATTATTCTTCAACCCCTTTTTCAAAAAATAGCAACCTCTTTTATGGCAGAAATAGATCTGTTTGACCCAACAGTTGAATGGATTCCTAGAAATTTTACTCTTGATAATTTTCGAGTTGTTTGGGAACACATGAATTATCCCAAGGCATTTTTAAATACTTTCACTTTAACTATAACAGTTAGTATATTACAGCTAGTTTCCTGTACTTTGGTTGCCTATGGTATTGGACGTTTTCACTTCAAAGGTGCTAATATAATATTTGGCTTAGTCTTATTTACTTTAGTTGTACCACCACAAATGATCATGACTCCTTTGTCCCTAAACTTTAGATATTTTAACCTATTTGGTTTAATACCTGAGCAAAATCTTTTGGGATCTTATTGGCCATTTGTCTTAACTTCATCTACAGCAGTTGGTTTGAGAAATGGTTTGTTTATATATATTTTACGACAATTTTTTAGAGGAATGCCAAAAGACCTGGAAGAAGCAGCATATTTGGATGGTGCAGGTATTTTTAAGACTTTTAGAACGATAATGTTACCAGGTGCTGTTCCAGGTTTAGTTGTTATATTTTTATTTGCTTTTGTCTGGCAGTGGAATGATTTCTTCTTTAATACTATATTTTTAAGTGGTCAGGGCAACTTTTTACTTCAGGCTTTACAGGGAGTTGCATTAAGGGCTTTGAATCATGACCATAATCTTTTGACAACACCATATGCTTCGTTAATTCAAAATACAGGTATGTTGTTATATATTGCACCACTTTTAATTTTATATGCTTTTCTGCAGAAATACTTTATTGAGAGTATTCAAAGAACGGGTATCGTAGGTTAATATAACTCACTTTATTTTAGTTATTGAATTCCATATCTGGAATTTGATTAAATAAATTACTATTTAGAAAGGAGGTTTATTGACTGTTATCAATTACTTTCAGTCAGTAGGTTGAAAATCTATAGTGAAAATATTAATAAGGGGGATTTTTTAATGAAAAAGAGATTGTTAGTATTTACCTTAATTACAATGTTGTTGGCTAGTACTGCTTTGTTGGCTTATCAATTACCTTTTGATGATAGTGATGTTGATTTTGGAGGAGAAACCGTTACTTATATAAGTTGGTATGATCCACTTGGTGAATTTGTAGAAGGTGGAGACTATCCAGCTAGATTAGAAGAAGCTATGGAAAGATACAATATTGGTGATATTCAACTTTTGAGTGTTCCATATGGCGATGACTTAAGGGAAGTTATGATGAATCGTTTATTAAGCGATGAGTCCAGCAATGACATCTGGTTCCTTCATACTTCACAAATATGGCCTTTGATAGCTAATGAAGCTTTTTATCCTATGAATGAAATATTACCTGATGCTTATTATGATAATTTGACTCCAGAGGCTCTTAGTATTATTGATCTTTATAGCTTCCAGGGAGAAAAATATGCCTTAGGATTAGGTACTGGAGCTGCTCAAGTAATAAATTACGTAGTATGGAATAAAGAAATTTTTGATAGCGAGGGTTTAACTCCTTTAGATGAAATTTATGAAAGTGGTAACTGGACATGGGACGCTATGGAAGAATTAGCTATTGCAGCTACTACAGACACAAGTGGTGATGGTATAATTGATCAATGGGGTCTAAGTGACATTGATCCAATACCGTTTGCTTTTACTAATGGTGCAAGACCTGTTGTAAGTGATAACGATGGTAATTTTGTATTTGGATATACTGATGAAGCTGCTTATGCTGCAATAAGCAAGGTAAGAGAATGGTTGCATGAGATGGATATTAGTCATGGAGATTGGCAACATCTAGAGTTCTTTGCTGGCGATGTGGCTATGGCTGTAATGGGAGCCTGGCAAATAAATGATGATGCTTTTGGTGCTATTGAGTTTGATTATGGAATAGTTCCATTGCCTATGGGTCCAAATATGGATCATCATGTTTTCCCATCTGGCGATGCTGATAATGTTTTTGTACCTATTAATGCAACAGATCCAAAAGGCTTAGCAGCACTTCATAATTTCCTCTGGAGACCAGCAGAAGTTGTTGATGGTAGAGAAGATTTTGTTCTAGATAGAGCTCACGATTTTGTTTCCTATCAGGTTCTTATGGATGCATATGAGAAATATGATGGAGATGTATATTCTTTTGAAGGTATTTTAGGTGAATGGTGGAATGGAGATACACCTTTTGGTGAAGCTATGGGATCAGTAATGTGGGGAGGACAAAGCCCTGCAGCTGCCATGGAAGCTATAGAACCAAGAATTAATACAATTCTTGATGAGATGTTTAATAATTAAATTAAATTAAATATTAATGCTGCATCCCTTTTGGGGTGCAGCTATAAAAAACTTGCTAATATATTTTATATTTTTCTAATTTGAATTAATACTATCTAGTTTTTTTATGGTTAATGATTTTTTATTTTATGTATTATTACTTGTTTAATTATAATTTTATCTTTTTAAGTAATAATTTTTACTTTTCTTATAGTTTAACAGTATGAATGTAATCTAGAATAAGAGAAAAACTTATTTTTTATATAGATTTTTCTTATCTTTAAGTCATAGAAAAGGAAGGAGATAGTCGTGAAAAGAAAAAATACTTTATTTATATCAGCATTATTTATATTACTATTATCATACTCAGTTCTAGCTATTGAAATAGACCTGGAGGTTATGGATATAGAATATAACGATTATCTAGAGAGTATTGAATATCAGGTGCGACCTGAAGTAGAACTCATTATCCCTGCATATAACTATATAGATAGTAATATGAAAAATATTGAGGTCATTGAAGAATTAGAGGGAAGAAAAGCTCTGGGTACAGACGAAAGTGGATTTGTAGAATGGGAAATAAATGTACCTGAAAATGGTTTATATAATATTGAACTAGAATATTACCCTCTTGAAGGTAGAGGTGGAATTATTGAAAGAGAAATTCATATTAATAATGAATTACTTTTTCAAGAAGCTCAGTTTTTAGAGTTTCCAAGAATATGGCATGACGAGTCTGAGTTTCAAGTGGATAATCAAGGTAATCATATTCGCTCGCCACAGGTAGAAAATCCAAGGTGGCAGACAGCACAATTACGAGATGCTATTGGCTATGTTCGAGAACCATATTCCTTTTATTTTGAAGAAGGAGTAAATACAATAAGGTTTTATTCCCGAAGAGAACCTATGGCAATAGGCAATATCAGACTATTTCAATATCAAGAACCACCTGCTTATGAGGAAGTAATAGAATCTTATCTACAAATGGATTTTCAAGAAACAAGGGATATTCTAATAAAAATAGATGGTCAGGATGCCACATATAGATCAAGTCAAACCCTATATCCAGCCCATGACCAGGGAGATCCCACAGTTGAGCCATATCATCCTGCTCAAATAAGACTCAACACTATTGGTGGACATAATTGGGATCAAGCAGGACAGTGGGTTGCCTGGGAATTTGAAGTTCCTGAATCCGGTCTTTATAAAATTGGTATTAAGGGTAAACAAAATATAAGGAGTGGTACTTTTTCCAATAGGAAATTATATATAAATGATCAAATACCTTTTAGAGAATTAGAGGCAGTACGCTTTAATTATTCTAGTTTTTACGATATGGTTGTTCCCTCAGATGAAAATGGTGAAGCATTTTTGGTTTATCTGGAAGAGGGAACTAATACTATTAAACTTGAGGCTGTTCTAGGTGATTTTGCTGAGATTATATCAAGAACTAATGTAATTCTTTATGAAATCTCATCATTATATAGAAGTATTATTATGATCACTACTAGAAATCCTGATAGAATGCGTACTTATAGGTTAGCTGAAAGGATTCCTGGATTGGTTGAGACACTTCTAGAACAAAGTGCTAGATTAGATGAGCTGGCTAGGGAAATAGAAGTATTTACAGGAGAAAGTGGAGAACATATAGCTGTATTAAGTAATCTTGCTCATCAATTAAGAAGAATGGCAGAACGACCTGATGAAAGAATACCAAAC
Protein-coding sequences here:
- a CDS encoding carbohydrate ABC transporter permease, with translation MNNTNINKRTADIEVEAFRPIEKQVEEVLEKINQEKDHNLSSRINKRIRSVIVSLLRAIFVIGVAYIILQPLFQKIATSFMAEIDLFDPTVEWIPRNFTLDNFRVVWEHMNYPKAFLNTFTLTITVSILQLVSCTLVAYGIGRFHFKGANIIFGLVLFTLVVPPQMIMTPLSLNFRYFNLFGLIPEQNLLGSYWPFVLTSSTAVGLRNGLFIYILRQFFRGMPKDLEEAAYLDGAGIFKTFRTIMLPGAVPGLVVIFLFAFVWQWNDFFFNTIFLSGQGNFLLQALQGVALRALNHDHNLLTTPYASLIQNTGMLLYIAPLLILYAFLQKYFIESIQRTGIVG
- a CDS encoding extracellular solute-binding protein produces the protein MKKRLLVFTLITMLLASTALLAYQLPFDDSDVDFGGETVTYISWYDPLGEFVEGGDYPARLEEAMERYNIGDIQLLSVPYGDDLREVMMNRLLSDESSNDIWFLHTSQIWPLIANEAFYPMNEILPDAYYDNLTPEALSIIDLYSFQGEKYALGLGTGAAQVINYVVWNKEIFDSEGLTPLDEIYESGNWTWDAMEELAIAATTDTSGDGIIDQWGLSDIDPIPFAFTNGARPVVSDNDGNFVFGYTDEAAYAAISKVREWLHEMDISHGDWQHLEFFAGDVAMAVMGAWQINDDAFGAIEFDYGIVPLPMGPNMDHHVFPSGDADNVFVPINATDPKGLAALHNFLWRPAEVVDGREDFVLDRAHDFVSYQVLMDAYEKYDGDVYSFEGILGEWWNGDTPFGEAMGSVMWGGQSPAAAMEAIEPRINTILDEMFNN